From the genome of Panthera uncia isolate 11264 chromosome B3 unlocalized genomic scaffold, Puncia_PCG_1.0 HiC_scaffold_2, whole genome shotgun sequence:
TGATCTTGCGGAAGAAGTGATGACCTCGggaatttgtattttcaaagataTAACCCGGAGGAGAGGGGAAGCTGGCGGGGCAGATTTCCCGTTTCTTTGGTGTGTACTCTAGACAGTACATGGTTGTGTCATCGAATGAAGCAGAACTCTTCACGGGAGCGTGCACGGGTTTGCAGCTCTGTGTTGCATTCAGCTCATGTGGCACATAGTGAGACCTGAAAGTGGTCCGACCATCAAATTTTCCAGATGGGTTGGGAATCTGCTGCTGCTTCTTAATAAGTCCTTGACGACAGCTTTCCCAGGCTGGAAAATCTTCCTTTGTGGTGCTTTTTCCTTGAAAAGGAaagttgttatttcttttctgagaaacTGGCCTGATGGGAACAACACGTTTGGTCTGATAGGGAACGTAGTCAAGATGGCTTGTGCTGTTTAACTGCATGGTGCCTGTGGGAGGGACATACTCTGGTGTTTTCTTGACTGCAGGCGGTGGGATTTCCCATGGTTGAAAGCTTTCGCAGAATTCGGTGCTTCCTTCAAAATGAGCATTTTGGGTCACTCTGGTGTATGGAGGTCTGCAGAGTTTTGCAGATTCGCCAGCAAGGCCCTGAAAGTCATACCGGTGAGTTGTGAGATCCTCAAAGGGTTGGGTGGTTGGCTTGTAAACCTCTTTTGGCCTTGAAAACTTGAATTCTAGCTGATAAGGTACATAGTCAAGGCGGTGACTTGTGTCACCATTAAAAGGGACAGTAGAACGTTTGATCACAGGGCTGGGTTTAAAGCTTTGCCGAGGCTGTATCTCCCGAGGAACATAATCATCCTGAAATGTAGTTGAATTTCCAAATTTCACGGCGGGGGGATGATATGTTTGCTCTGGTTTATAAAGGTCCGTTTTCTGAATGTCCCAAGCTCTGTAATCATCTTGAACATAAAAAAGagagcattttaaaatactgaagaaaacaaCCATCTTCTAAAAATCATGGCTTGCTTACTTCTCTCATTGccaaacatcttttcatttccttcataaatCTGGACAATAATCGAGTATGAAGTTGCTCACGTTCCCctagtttgtttcttcttcatgtCCACCTGTCTCTTCTATCATCCATTTTAGTACATATAACTTTCTACTTCTAGACTTACCTGAATACGCAACAAGGGAACAGAACATCTGAGCTGGATTGTTGATAGTTTTTGAAAGCCCGTGTTTTGGATAAAGGCAGAGTTTAGGAGGTTATGGTTGTGTTTTCCAGGAACTGCTTGGGGTTTTCACTATAActcaagaaatgctaaaggaaaccATAAAATCTAGGGATTAACATGAAATCAAAGGCCCTGATGTGTGGGCAAAAGTGACGTGGGTATTATTCCTTGGTTTCGGAGGGACTCCTcaaaggagagagaatttcaattCCATTATACTTTAGGAACAGGACTCTCTGAGCAAAGATACAGAATAACTTGTACTATCCCAGAAAGTTCATTGGCTTCAACTTTAACTTCTCAGAAAATGGACTTCACGTCATTCCCCAAAGATAGGGGGCCATCTAGAGGCCAGAGGCCTGAAATGAGTGCTTTCAAACATGTCAGAAATTGTATGTAGAATTTACAAGTGAACATCAGAGCTAAGTCTGAGATTTAGCGTTAAATACCTAAATTCTGCTTCTTGCAGCCTACCTAGACCATGGATGGGAAACTGAAGTACTTATATTTCAACTGAGGGttatttagtttttctatttctagatGAGAAAGGTAGTAAGATAAGGAATACTGTggaaaatggggtgcctgggtggctcagtcggttgaacgtccgacttcggctcaggccatgatctcacagctcatgagttcaagccccgcgttggcctctgtgctgacagctcagagcctggagccttctttggattctgtgtcttcctctctctgcccctcccctgctcatgctctgtctctgtctctctctctcaaaaataaacattaaaaaaaattaaaaaaaaagaaatactgtggaATTGACTTTACCCAAAAAAGATGTACACTGAAGACTAATTTATAAAAGACAGAAGTCATACAAGATAACATATAAGAGTCTAGGCTACAGTCCATGCAGTGTCTATTGGAAAGGCCAAAACTCAAATGCTTTTTATGGGGATACCTCCTTTGGAGAGAAGAATTTCTCATTCACAAACATTTCTGCCACAGTGGCCAACGTTGGGACCAAACGATCACTTCCATCTCATCAAGTACTGGTGTTTGGATGAGAGTGGATGCCTGGCCTGAGAGCAGATCATCTGTAGGCTAGCAGGGATCTACAAAACAGCCTGGCAAGAAGAGACGAGCTGGGTAAGCAGTTCTTGTCCTTGTGAACCCAAATTTGAAAACATGGAGCCAGATAAACGCGAGAGATGCATCTACAAGGATGCCATGTAGTAGATAGAATTGGATAGCTATGGTAAGCCGAAGACTTCAAAATCCACCTGTAGGGCAACAGAATTGATAAGTAGACAGAGGAGCCCAGGTAGTAGAGTGGCAGTCAGAGCAGATGCATGCAGAGAAGTGAAGAGGCTGTAATAGAACCCATGGGGCTCTGGCAGagagcggggagggagggagtagcTCCGCCCTCAAGCTTCCTCTGTACCCGATGGCTTTCCACTACCAGGTCACGGGAAACTCTCTTTTTCTTGAGGCACCATGAACGAATCTCTGTTGTTTGCAATGTCaagtataaaattataacattttttcaCTAGAAGGAAATCGTAGGGTGCTATTGAAGGTCTGTAGTCCGGCCTTGCTGCCAAAATGACTGAGAAAAAGAtgttaatttcaaaaaaagaaactaaatagaAGAGGGTAGTTCTCCCTTGCCAAACGAGCTTCAGTTTTCAAAAGGGAAGCAAGAATTTGGAGACCGAAACACAAGATTTCACAGTACACGTTACCATGGATATCGGTTGCAGATAAATGTAGaaaattgattttccttttatacATATACCTATGCTCATATGCATGGAATATTGATCGTTCATTCTGGAGTATTTATTGATAATGTTCAAGCAACacctttaaaatgtaatatttattaatataatctATTTTTCGTGTCTTATGACACTGATAGAAAGGACAAATGTAGTGCCATGCGTATCTAACAGTGCAGTCTGGTCCTTTGGCAACTGCGGTATTGCCCTGGTTAGATAAGGGAAATTCTGTTTCCTCTGCTCGTTCTTTTGATTTCTAGCCACTTGCTCTCTTCTGATCAGCCTCACGTCCATGTGTTTGCTCACCATCAATGTTTGAATGTAGAGCTCCACCCCCATCCTTATATAATGAGCTGTTCTAGGTTCCTCTTTGAGGACAAAAGTCCTGAGTTGCACATGCTAGTTCTTTTCCTTGGTACTTTGGAACCTGTTCCCTGTGGCATCTTATGGCACCAAGGACTTGGAAACAGCTTTTACAAAGCCAGGGAGCTCCATCCTGAGCATTTCTTTCTCAATCTGTATATCATCAAAGAAGTCCCATGGTTTTAATACTACCTGGAAGCTGATGATTTCCAGAAGTGAATCGCCATTCCAGACTTCCTTTTGAACACCAAACCCACATATACATCTTCCTACTAGATATCCCTAGTAGATATCAGAGGTAAACTGAAACTTAGTATGctcaaactgaaaaatcaatCTTGAAGtgttaattgaaattttatttcatttacatttaatgtaatgaaTGGTCTAGTTGAGTTTAAGTTGACTATATTGTTGTTTGCTTTTGATTGTTCCCACGTGTCCTTTGTTCCCTTACCCCTTATTTTCTGCCTTGTTTTAGATAAAgggtatttttattattccattttctccattagCACTTTAATTATAACTTcgcatatttttaaaactttttttaatgtttattttttgagagagagagagagagagagagagagacagagtgtgagtggggaggggcagagagacagagggagacacacaatccaaagcaggctccaggctctgagctgtcagcacagagcccgacgtggggctcagacttactAGCAgtaagatgatgacctgggccaaagtcagacccttaaccgattgagtcacccaggtgtcccaaacttcacatatttttagaatgaaaatgcatttttttcctattagcgGATCTTTTGGACCTACTTGAACTTAAATTGATATTTTTACCCCTTCTAGAACAGTGGAAGAAACTTTCAACAGTTTAATGCCATTTACACCCTCATGCTGTATTTTGTGCTATATTTTACTTCcgtatttatataaaaatacataatataattattattgtgACTTTGAGAGGTTGGTGTTCTCTTATATTTACCCACATAGTTAACCTTTCTGTGTGTTTCATATCTTCATGCATTTCATGCTGCTCTCTAGAATCATTTGCCTTCCACCCGAAGACATTCCTTTACTACTTTTTATAGTATGGGTCTGTTACTAACAGattctttgagtttttttttgttgttgttgttttccaaaaacatttttattttgccatattttttgaaagatattttcattagATGTGAAAATCTGGGATTCATTGGGTTTAAAgttcttggttctttttttcctttcaacactttaaaGATGTCATCCCATTATCTTCTGGATTCCATAGCTTCAGATGAAAAGTTAGGtatgtttctgatttttctttttgtgaataatGTGTAGTTTTGCTACTTTTGAGAATTCATCTTCACttcattttcagaagtttgatGATAATTGCCTAGCTGTggtattctttgtatttatctatttggggatttgttgagcttcttgaatCTATGGCTTggttctttcatcaattttgaaaatttcttgaCCATCTCTCCAAATATATTCTAGTTCTTCTTAGGTCTCATATTTTACCAAGTGCTAGATGTCAACTATAAGAAAGCCATAGACATTGAAATCAATGTTATTTTCAACAGGAGAAAGCTTGCTTTTTTCAGTGTTAGGCCGATCGCCTTGATCCAATCAGGAACTGAGCTAGGTTGGTGCTCAGAGGCACTTTTAGTTAGACATGGTCTTCCTTTAGATACAAGTGTGTGAAGGACAAGAACTGTGGTGTGTTTGTGGTAGAGCCCTCATTCTGTGGGACTTTGTTTCCTAAGCACCTACTCCCAAGTACAACTGTGGGATACTTCTGTGGGATTCTTTCTGCCCTAGTCTCCTCGCCCACCATGCCCCCGAAACACTCTGCAAACACCCCACAGGGAAAACCAGCCATACATCTGGAGGACTTAATAGATTCCAACTTGTCATACCAAGCCCACATACCAGGCACTCCACTGGATTCCCTTCTCCCAGTAGAGTCTTTCTGCTTATGCCAAGCCCAGTCTTCAGCCTTGGCCTGCATTTGACAAATGGTCCAAGGGATGTAAACAGCTATCTTAGTTCACCTAGGAAGGCATGCACCATCTCTGGAATTTTAGTTCTTTCCTTTCACAGCTGTctaatgccatttaaaaaagttttttttccagttaaaaaatatatacataggggggcctgggtggctcaattgtttgagtctgacttcagctcaggtatgatcttatggcttgtgagttcaagccccatgttgggctctgtgctgacagctcagagcttggagtctgcttcagattctgtctccgtctctctctgcccctcccctgcttgcactctgtctctctctctctcaaaaataaacattaaaaataatagtaacaggggcacctgggtggctcagtcggttaagtgtccaacttcggctcaggtcatgatctcaagatttgtgggttcaagccctgagtcaggctctgtgctgacaggtcagagcctggagcctgctttggatttctgtgtctccctcgctctctgcccctcccctgctcggactctgtctctgtctctctcaagaataaacaaacatttataaataaataaataaataaataaataaataaataaataaataaataaataaatgtttatacatATCTTTAGCTGTTGCAGTGGAAATGATGCAGTCTGCCATTTACTATAGGCTGCCTGGAAACAGAACTCACCCACTTTTAGTAGCTATGATAAAAACGTTAAGCACCTCAGTCTGTGATCAAGGCTTCACAATCTGATCTCCATCTACATTTCTAGAATTAGACCCCAATCTTGCATTTCCTCCTCTGATGTTTACCCAACAACCATTGTATTTTTCTGGTCTTCTGCGTTTTTGCTCATTTCACCCTAGTTTTTGTGATGTCCTTCCCTTTCCTGTAGACCAGTACTTACTAGTCTCTGATACATTCCTGGGCTGGCCTGAAGTGTGATGTTGCTCAGTCTAAATTTTTGAAGCATGAGTTGTTCCATCAATTTTTTAGTAAATTATCCTCCTCCCTAGTAataacacatacatttttttaagtgtatttattttgagggggtggggagagagagagagagagagagagagagagagagagagagaatcccagagagagagagagagagagagagagagagagagagaatcccaagcaggcttcgtgctgtcaacacagagcccaacacggggcttgaagtcccgaaccgtgagatcatgacctgagacaagttcaagagtcagacactcagccaaatGAGCTGCCCCAGCACCCCAAtaacacatattatttatttctactaaagctatttaattttttatgctactattgcttttttttcctcaaccatAAAGTTTCTACTTGTCAACAACTATGTTTGATTCGGATCTCTGTATTCCCTACAGTGGCTAGCACAGAGCAGAGAAATCCTGAAAACATTTATCAAATCAAACACTGGCCTATTTTCATCATCTATGTTTTAATATGAATGACCTTCTAAAGTGAGGCTTCTGGGGGCAGATGCATTTCTGAGAGTAGCCTGTCTCATAGAACTACATCTCCAGAACTAGATGTTACCCTTCTTGCCACCACCCTACaggcttttttcttcctttctctttatcgTATCCCacttctgtctttcctctgtTGTCTGATTCTCGATGAATAGCGAGAGGGTCTCTTACTATGATTTCTTGTCAGCTACACGCCTGTCCTTAAATAGGTGTCTATAAAATCCTGCAATACAATCATCACACAGAATGATGAGTTCTGCCTCGGCCCTTAATATTTATGGTCTCATGCTCCCAAGCCTGGAAATACAAAAGTAACCTCTCCTCACTAGGAAAGATGAGAAGTGAGAAACCAGAGGGACCCCAGGAATCCTCAACATTGGCTTATGGGGGTGAAAGTATGGAAATCTATAGGAAACCCAGGTAATGAGAAGCTagaaccagtgtgtgtgtgtgtgtgtgtgtgtgtgtgtgtgtgtgtgtgtgtgttatgtgtaaTAGTCACAACCTCAGGGAATACAAATATTAGTGATACTTTTCCATCGATcttgtaggaaaaagaaaagaaaatcttaccaTGGTTGGTAAAAGACCCAGTCATTTTCATCAAGTACCTTCTATATCACCTTGTTATGCAGCACATGACCTCCACTGCATACGAGTAAATTCAGATCTGCAATTGCTAAATGCTATATTGCATTACAACAATATACTTATTCACCATACACATTGTCTTAAAACTTCGTTTTAATGTTTGGGTAGCATCTTACGTGATCGCAGcttaagagacagaaagcacgTTGCCCCCGACCTCCCTATACGTAGATCCTAGAGTACTGATAACAGGCACTTTACCTACGCATCGAACTGGTGAGGGGGATATTTGAAGAACACATAGACCTCCAGCTATTGCCCATTTAAACTATAAACCATTGCTTTCATTGTGGGTGACATCACTGTTACAAAGGGGTTTTATCTGAGGACATACCATTCAGCTATATCACGTAACTAACAAAAAGGATATCAGCTTAAAAACGCAATTACattatcaagaaaaaatatggaaagaatatGTACTAACAAGATGGGCTTTAAAAAGAGACCCCGTTCCCCAAAAGCAAtagagtattttaaaatcaacttggTTTTTGGAAAGAAACTAGCCATACACTGTCCAGCCTCTTACTCTTCTAAGTCAGCGGCCCA
Proteins encoded in this window:
- the SAXO2 gene encoding stabilizer of axonemal microtubules 2 — translated: MRSWCLCQICTCGRHHCPHGTTRIYENSGTSCPTTEYLEKYPTYGNVPPPQSLKPKQEFRACRGKMEGITTFKSDYRPYEIVKQPRQVPEEYKPKQGEIDLGTTYKRDFNSYKVQPVAIIRPLERQQAKQGKLDTVPTYKDDYRAWDIQKTDLYKPEQTYHPPAVKFGNSTTFQDDYVPREIQPRQSFKPSPVIKRSTVPFNGDTSHRLDYVPYQLEFKFSRPKEVYKPTTQPFEDLTTHRYDFQGLAGESAKLCRPPYTRVTQNAHFEGSTEFCESFQPWEIPPPAVKKTPEYVPPTGTMQLNSTSHLDYVPYQTKRVVPIRPVSQKRNNNFPFQGKSTTKEDFPAWESCRQGLIKKQQQIPNPSGKFDGRTTFRSHYVPHELNATQSCKPVHAPVKSSASFDDTTMYCLEYTPKKREICPASFPSPPGYIFENTNSRGHHFFRKITPMVEAF